Proteins from a single region of Thiomicrorhabdus sp. Kp2:
- a CDS encoding glycosyltransferase family 1 protein produces MIFINARFLSQNITGVQRYAIEISRQLKKSGSAVRFLAPKNIIHLDLAEEFNAEILGTLTGHLWEQIELPRYLKKHGNPLLLNLCNTAPLLYENKVVTLHDIAFERYPQTFSWRFRYAYQFAMPRIAKTSKKLLTDSNFSKNEISDVYGVDNNKIEIVHCAVSANFQPVAPEERLEKYILAVSSINYQKNFRALIQAFNLLNNKSIKLYLVGALNKNFADHKLVEDIERNPNIQFMGRVDDDELVRLYSNAQCFVYPSLYEGFGIPPLEAQACGCPCIVSNAASLPEVCDDSVVYCDPYDIEDMARQLEFVLSDQVLRDALIQKGFKNVKRFSWEKSAKQILKIIKENT; encoded by the coding sequence ATGATTTTTATTAATGCAAGGTTTTTATCTCAGAACATAACAGGTGTTCAGAGATATGCTATTGAAATTTCAAGACAATTAAAGAAAAGTGGTTCTGCAGTTCGTTTTTTAGCACCCAAAAATATCATACATTTGGATTTAGCTGAAGAGTTTAATGCTGAGATACTAGGCACTTTAACAGGCCATTTGTGGGAGCAGATTGAGTTACCTCGTTATTTAAAAAAGCATGGAAATCCTTTATTACTAAATTTATGTAATACGGCACCATTACTTTATGAGAATAAGGTAGTTACTTTGCATGATATTGCTTTTGAGCGGTATCCGCAGACTTTTTCATGGAGGTTTCGATATGCTTATCAGTTTGCGATGCCACGCATTGCAAAAACTTCAAAGAAGTTATTAACAGATAGTAATTTTTCTAAAAATGAAATTTCTGATGTTTATGGAGTTGATAATAATAAAATTGAAATTGTTCATTGTGCTGTTTCTGCAAACTTTCAGCCTGTTGCCCCTGAAGAACGGCTTGAAAAATATATTCTTGCTGTGTCTTCCATTAATTATCAAAAGAATTTTCGTGCGTTAATTCAAGCCTTTAATTTGCTGAATAATAAAAGCATAAAACTATATTTAGTGGGCGCCCTTAATAAAAATTTTGCTGATCATAAGCTTGTTGAGGATATAGAAAGAAATCCTAATATTCAATTCATGGGTCGTGTTGATGATGATGAGCTTGTAAGGCTGTATTCCAATGCACAATGTTTTGTTTATCCCTCGTTATATGAAGGTTTTGGAATCCCTCCTTTAGAGGCACAGGCTTGTGGTTGCCCTTGTATTGTTTCAAATGCAGCTAGTTTGCCCGAGGTTTGTGACGATAGTGTTGTTTATTGTGATCCTTACGATATTGAGGATATGGCGCGTCAGTTGGAGTTTGTTTTATCAGATCAGGTTTTAAGAGATGCGTTAATACAAAAGGGATTTAAAAACGTTAAACGGTTTAGTTGGGAAAAGTCTGCAAAACAGATTCTAAAAATAATAAAAGAGAATACATGA
- a CDS encoding O-antigen polymerase, producing MLTIPGTFFLFVWLYSFFKRDVLFFALLLAAIMQGSSAFVLGSINLPVFAFIQVLIIIRYFVLWLIAKKTKFELPFLIGKIFPLMVFFFLSTVIFTLLSTVFFSGIPVLSPKLGIDNQYQYPQGILALSVSNFAQLMYLFLNISTVLFVANYVLTKTNKFNIRRIFWMFFGVTVVLYAYQYVFLFHGENSTLIDAFFFNNTSYAISNTQSFSLMPRFSGSFLEPSMAGLFLSSLSASLAVVWFFLAKRERNNELLMFFILSFALLLATTSSVGFISFFIVSLLALLVFIWKRWFRSKYQYFMIFVAVFFTLVIIVTFFKEFEVLFNFALFDKFESDSYIHRSYSNVYSINLFFETYGMGVGLGNNRPSSAIFYLLSNIGLVSILLLYIIWRVLKHSISYMNSVPVLFFLVFTVTVLINMFFAVPDLNLSFLWLSLGFLIGFIDLRILEKRNDFY from the coding sequence ATGTTAACTATTCCGGGAACTTTTTTTTTGTTTGTGTGGCTGTATTCTTTTTTTAAAAGAGATGTTCTTTTTTTTGCTTTATTGTTAGCAGCGATAATGCAAGGAAGTTCTGCATTTGTTCTCGGTTCCATTAACTTACCTGTCTTTGCATTTATCCAAGTTCTGATTATTATTCGTTATTTCGTTCTTTGGCTAATTGCAAAAAAAACAAAATTTGAATTGCCATTTTTAATAGGGAAAATCTTTCCTTTAATGGTATTTTTTTTTCTATCAACTGTAATTTTTACACTTTTATCCACAGTTTTTTTTTCAGGGATTCCAGTTTTAAGTCCTAAGTTAGGAATAGATAATCAATATCAATATCCTCAAGGTATATTAGCTTTATCAGTTTCAAACTTTGCGCAGCTAATGTATCTGTTTTTGAATATCTCTACTGTTCTGTTTGTAGCAAATTATGTATTGACTAAAACAAATAAGTTTAATATCAGGCGCATCTTTTGGATGTTTTTCGGTGTTACTGTAGTTTTATATGCTTATCAATATGTATTTTTGTTTCATGGTGAAAATAGTACATTAATTGATGCTTTTTTTTTCAATAATACTTCTTATGCGATTTCAAATACACAAAGTTTTTCGCTTATGCCAAGATTTTCAGGTTCATTTTTGGAGCCATCGATGGCAGGATTGTTTTTGTCCTCCTTATCAGCTTCATTAGCCGTTGTTTGGTTTTTCTTGGCAAAAAGAGAGAGAAATAATGAATTGCTTATGTTTTTTATATTGTCCTTTGCATTATTATTAGCTACTACCTCTTCGGTAGGGTTTATTTCATTTTTTATTGTTAGCTTATTAGCTTTGTTAGTCTTTATTTGGAAGAGGTGGTTTAGGAGTAAGTATCAATATTTTATGATTTTTGTAGCTGTGTTTTTTACGTTAGTAATCATAGTAACTTTCTTTAAAGAGTTCGAAGTGTTATTTAATTTTGCTTTATTTGATAAGTTTGAATCAGACTCTTATATACATCGTTCCTATTCAAATGTTTATTCTATAAACTTATTTTTTGAAACTTATGGTATGGGTGTGGGTTTAGGTAATAACAGGCCTTCAAGTGCTATTTTTTACTTGCTAAGTAATATTGGTTTAGTTTCAATCTTATTGTTATATATAATTTGGCGGGTACTTAAACACTCTATTAGTTATATGAACTCAGTTCCCGTTTTATTTTTTTTAGTTTTTACAGTAACTGTTCTAATTAATATGTTCTTTGCAGTTCCAGATTTAAACCTTTCTTTTCTTTGGTTGAGTCTTGGGTTTCTAATAGGTTTTATCGATTTAAGAATTTTAGAGAAAAGAAATGATTTTTATTAA
- a CDS encoding glycosyltransferase family 2 protein, which yields MSEVNPKIGLVTVLYNGKEVLPEFFESLAKQTYKNYVLYVIDNSPNDEALDLAKILAKKYAIPTEFIKNNANLGVAKGNNQGIELSLAASFSFVLLLNNDIDFEGNVIENMVRYAVEHNENIVVPKIYYAGTNKIWMAGGDFSMLRGTMVHRGDQEEDIGQYNKIGYVSYAPTCFMLINSTLFSDVGMMDEKYFVYYDDSDWIWRAKILGYKVLYLPEVTVNHQVSFSTGGSENDFTLFYGNRNRLYFILKHFNYKFFIPLMFYLLSRVFKYFSLSKKKKGILLKAIKKGSRLNSKQC from the coding sequence ATGAGTGAAGTTAATCCAAAAATTGGCCTTGTCACCGTACTGTATAATGGAAAGGAAGTATTGCCAGAGTTTTTTGAAAGTCTAGCTAAACAAACTTATAAAAATTATGTGCTATATGTTATTGATAACTCTCCAAATGATGAAGCACTAGATTTGGCTAAAATACTAGCTAAAAAATATGCAATACCAACTGAATTTATTAAAAATAATGCAAATCTAGGTGTAGCAAAGGGCAATAATCAAGGTATCGAATTATCTCTTGCTGCTAGTTTCAGCTTTGTTTTACTTCTCAATAATGATATCGATTTTGAAGGTAATGTCATTGAAAATATGGTGCGCTATGCGGTAGAGCATAATGAAAACATTGTTGTCCCTAAAATTTATTATGCCGGAACTAATAAGATTTGGATGGCAGGAGGGGATTTTAGCATGCTACGTGGAACGATGGTACATCGTGGTGACCAAGAAGAAGATATTGGTCAATACAATAAGATAGGGTATGTTAGTTATGCTCCTACTTGCTTCATGCTTATTAATTCAACTTTATTTAGTGATGTTGGAATGATGGATGAAAAATATTTTGTTTATTATGATGATTCAGATTGGATATGGAGAGCAAAAATTCTAGGGTATAAAGTTTTATATTTACCCGAAGTGACAGTAAATCATCAAGTCAGTTTTTCTACTGGAGGTTCAGAGAATGACTTCACATTGTTTTATGGAAATAGAAATAGACTATATTTTATTCTCAAGCACTTTAACTATAAGTTTTTTATACCATTAATGTTTTATTTATTAAGTAGAGTTTTTAAATATTTTTCTCTTTCAAAGAAAAAAAAGGGAATTCTTTTAAAGGCAATAAAAAAAGGTAGCAGGTTAAACAGCAAACAATGTTAA
- a CDS encoding NAD-dependent epimerase/dehydratase family protein — translation MSFKRILITGGAGFIGSNLALKLLSKGYSVTVLDNLSPQIHGEDTSKSPLYNSIKYKVEFIKGTVLSYEDWKRALVGVDVVVHLAAETGTGQSMYEIEKYTDVNIKGSSIFLDILANEEHSVKKMVVASSRSIYGEGKYLCNEHGIVYPSERTDADLSQGKFDCKCPHCGSNVRLLPTDETSLIHPSSIYGITKQVQEQMFLVMGKSLGIPAVALRYQNVYGTGQSLSNPYTGILSIFSTRIKNENPITIFEDGIESRDFVYVDDVVDATILAIEKEEANFEVFNVGLGEAVDVLRVANTLKKSYGSDVEISVSGNYRLGDIRHNYADLTKIQTKLGFIPKISFEQGISEFTAWVNEQQVHADTYDKSVTEMKAKGLYK, via the coding sequence GTGAGCTTTAAGAGGATTTTAATTACTGGTGGTGCTGGATTTATTGGTTCTAATTTGGCATTAAAACTATTGTCTAAAGGTTACAGTGTAACCGTTTTAGACAATTTGTCACCTCAAATTCATGGTGAGGATACAAGTAAATCACCTTTGTATAATTCTATTAAATACAAGGTGGAGTTTATCAAAGGGACGGTATTATCATACGAAGACTGGAAACGTGCATTGGTCGGTGTCGATGTTGTGGTGCATCTAGCAGCTGAAACCGGCACAGGGCAGTCGATGTATGAGATTGAGAAGTACACCGATGTCAATATTAAAGGTTCTTCAATTTTTCTTGATATTTTGGCAAATGAGGAACACTCTGTTAAAAAAATGGTTGTAGCCTCTTCACGTTCTATTTATGGTGAAGGCAAATATCTATGTAACGAACATGGAATTGTTTATCCGTCCGAGCGAACGGATGCTGATCTGTCGCAAGGTAAATTTGATTGTAAATGCCCACATTGTGGAAGTAATGTTAGACTGCTGCCAACTGATGAAACCAGTTTAATTCACCCTTCATCCATTTATGGCATTACGAAGCAGGTGCAAGAACAAATGTTTTTGGTGATGGGGAAATCGTTAGGGATTCCTGCTGTAGCTTTACGCTATCAAAACGTTTATGGCACAGGACAATCGCTTTCTAATCCTTATACTGGCATTCTTTCTATTTTTTCAACTCGTATTAAAAATGAGAACCCCATCACTATTTTTGAAGATGGCATAGAAAGTCGTGATTTTGTATATGTAGATGATGTTGTTGATGCAACTATTTTGGCTATTGAAAAAGAGGAAGCCAATTTTGAAGTATTTAATGTTGGGCTAGGTGAAGCGGTAGATGTGCTAAGAGTTGCAAATACCCTTAAAAAATCCTATGGATCAGATGTTGAGATCAGTGTATCCGGCAATTATCGATTAGGTGATATTCGCCATAACTATGCAGATTTAACCAAAATTCAAACTAAATTAGGCTTTATACCTAAAATTTCATTTGAGCAAGGTATCTCTGAATTCACAGCTTGGGTAAATGAGCAACAAGTTCATGCTGATACTTATGACAAAAGTGTAACGGAAATGAAAGCAAAAGGATTATACAAATGA